A window of Exiguobacterium sp. FSL W8-0210 contains these coding sequences:
- a CDS encoding IreB family regulatory phosphoprotein → MSQMDQTMKFNFPEDDNKAATRDVLLTVYHALEEKGYHPINQIVGYLLSGDPAYIPRHNDARNLIRKIERDELLEELVKSYLAESGNSK, encoded by the coding sequence GTGAGTCAGATGGATCAAACGATGAAATTCAACTTTCCGGAAGACGATAACAAAGCAGCGACACGTGATGTGTTGTTGACGGTCTATCATGCTTTAGAAGAAAAAGGATATCATCCGATCAACCAAATCGTCGGCTATCTCCTTTCAGGAGATCCTGCTTACATTCCTCGTCATAATGACGCACGTAATTTAATTCGTAAGATTGAACGCGACGAATTGCTCGAAGAACTCGTGAAATCTTATTTGGCGGAGAGTGGAAATTCAAAATGA
- the ruvX gene encoding Holliday junction resolvase RuvX: protein MKRAMGLDVGSKTIGVAVSDLMGWTAQGVETVKWTEPDYPEAFKRLDVIMKTYNVEILVIGLPKNMNGSIGPRAEASEAFAKEIEQHTGLEVVFMDERLTTMQAERMLIDADVSRKKRKQVIDKMAAVMILQSYLDRTNR from the coding sequence ATGAAACGTGCAATGGGACTAGATGTCGGTTCGAAGACGATTGGGGTAGCGGTCAGTGACTTGATGGGCTGGACGGCGCAAGGCGTCGAGACGGTCAAGTGGACGGAACCGGATTACCCAGAAGCCTTCAAACGGCTCGATGTCATCATGAAGACATACAATGTCGAAATCCTAGTCATTGGTCTTCCGAAAAACATGAACGGTTCCATCGGTCCCCGCGCAGAAGCAAGTGAAGCTTTTGCGAAGGAAATCGAACAGCATACCGGGCTTGAAGTCGTCTTCATGGATGAACGGTTGACGACGATGCAAGCAGAACGGATGCTGATCGATGCCGATGTCAGCCGTAAAAAGCGTAAACAAGTCATCGATAAGATGGCTGCCGTCATGATCCTGCAATCGTACTTGGATCGGACGAACCGATGA
- a CDS encoding beta-ketoacyl-ACP synthase III, with protein MKIGIVGLGTSLPSRRVTNDELATTLDTSDEWIRTRTGIGARRIAADDVDVTDLATEAAQKALDDAGLTVEDIGLIVVGTATGRAFPSTACIVQERLGARGATAFDISAACSGFIFALQTAASMLSTVEGKHALVIGAEKMSSIVDWSDRSTAILFGDGAGAVVIGQTEQEGLNAFELGTDGRGAHLLFKDIDGPIEMNGREVFKFAVRKLPEIVEKVIQKADSTLEDVDILIPHQANLRIIDAACERLHIPQEKVIVTIDEHANTSAASIPLALEEARKQGRLTPGTKLVLAGFGAGLTWGAAYITWTKGENT; from the coding sequence ATGAAGATCGGGATTGTAGGATTAGGAACGTCTTTGCCGTCACGCCGCGTGACGAACGATGAATTAGCAACGACGCTCGATACGAGCGATGAATGGATTCGGACACGGACAGGAATCGGGGCACGACGAATTGCAGCCGATGATGTGGATGTAACAGACTTAGCGACAGAAGCGGCTCAGAAGGCACTCGATGATGCTGGATTGACAGTAGAGGACATCGGCTTGATCGTTGTCGGAACGGCAACAGGACGTGCGTTCCCTTCTACAGCCTGTATCGTTCAAGAGCGTCTTGGAGCACGAGGGGCGACCGCTTTTGATATCAGTGCGGCCTGTAGTGGATTCATCTTCGCATTACAAACAGCTGCAAGCATGTTATCAACAGTCGAAGGGAAACATGCACTTGTCATCGGTGCTGAAAAAATGTCGAGTATCGTTGACTGGTCAGACCGGTCGACAGCGATTTTATTCGGGGATGGTGCAGGGGCAGTCGTCATCGGACAAACTGAGCAAGAGGGATTAAATGCTTTTGAACTCGGAACAGACGGACGTGGAGCCCATCTGTTGTTTAAGGATATCGATGGACCAATCGAGATGAACGGTCGCGAAGTCTTTAAGTTCGCCGTTCGTAAATTACCGGAAATCGTTGAGAAGGTCATTCAAAAAGCAGACAGCACGCTTGAAGATGTCGATATCTTGATTCCGCATCAGGCGAACCTACGCATCATCGATGCAGCGTGCGAACGACTGCATATTCCGCAAGAAAAAGTCATCGTTACGATCGATGAGCATGCGAATACATCTGCTGCTTCGATCCCACTCGCACTCGAAGAAGCACGTAAGCAAGGTCGTCTGACACCAGGTACGAAACTTGTACTTGCTGGCTTCGGTGCCGGATTGACTTGGGGAGCAGCATACATTACTTGGACTAAAGGAGAGAACACATAA
- the fabF gene encoding beta-ketoacyl-ACP synthase II, translating to MIRKRVVVTGIGALTPIGNDANTFWESLKEGTNGIRPMERLDIDEYPTKVTGELQNFDVTEFIEAKEARKMDRFVHYSLVASMEAVKDAGIDIKSIAERAGVWIGSGIGGVETIEKQAKIYFERGHRRVSPFFIPMMIPNMASGQVSIYTGAKGPNNCSVTACASGTNAIGEALRVIERGDADVMIAGGAEAPITNLAFAGFCANKAMSTNHDPETASRPFDEGRDGFVMGEGAGILILEEYEHAVARGAKIYAEVSGYGLTADAYHITAPDPDGDGGARAMAMAIQDAGITPEAVGYINAHGTSTPMNDILETKAIHSVFGEQAKQLVVNSTKSMIGHLLGGAGGVEAIATIKSLQEQTVHPTIHLKQPSEGCDLDYVTEGSRHVEMTYALSNSLGFGGHNASLVFKRYEA from the coding sequence ATGATAAGAAAACGCGTTGTAGTCACAGGAATCGGAGCACTGACACCAATCGGGAACGATGCCAATACATTCTGGGAATCATTAAAAGAAGGAACGAACGGGATTCGACCGATGGAGCGTCTCGATATCGATGAATATCCAACAAAGGTCACTGGCGAATTGCAAAACTTCGACGTGACAGAATTCATCGAGGCGAAAGAAGCACGCAAGATGGACCGCTTCGTTCATTACTCACTTGTCGCAAGCATGGAAGCTGTAAAAGATGCTGGAATTGATATCAAGTCGATTGCTGAACGTGCAGGTGTCTGGATTGGATCAGGAATCGGTGGCGTGGAGACAATCGAGAAACAAGCGAAAATCTACTTTGAACGTGGACACCGTCGTGTCAGCCCGTTCTTCATTCCGATGATGATTCCGAACATGGCAAGCGGTCAGGTATCAATCTATACCGGAGCCAAGGGACCGAATAACTGTTCTGTCACAGCATGTGCTTCAGGAACGAATGCCATCGGGGAAGCACTTCGTGTCATCGAACGGGGCGATGCAGATGTCATGATCGCTGGTGGTGCGGAAGCGCCGATCACGAACTTAGCATTTGCTGGTTTTTGTGCCAACAAAGCGATGTCAACGAACCACGATCCTGAGACGGCAAGCCGTCCATTTGACGAAGGACGTGACGGATTCGTCATGGGAGAAGGAGCAGGAATCTTAATTCTTGAAGAATATGAGCATGCAGTAGCTCGTGGTGCGAAAATCTATGCTGAGGTCAGTGGGTATGGATTAACAGCTGATGCGTACCACATCACAGCTCCGGATCCAGACGGAGACGGTGGAGCACGCGCGATGGCGATGGCGATTCAAGATGCGGGCATCACTCCGGAGGCAGTCGGATACATCAATGCTCATGGAACGAGTACACCAATGAACGACATCCTTGAAACAAAAGCGATCCACAGTGTCTTCGGTGAACAAGCGAAACAACTCGTCGTCAACTCGACGAAATCGATGATCGGTCACTTACTTGGTGGAGCAGGTGGCGTCGAGGCAATTGCGACGATTAAATCATTACAAGAACAAACAGTTCACCCGACGATTCATCTCAAACAGCCGAGCGAAGGCTGTGATCTCGATTATGTGACAGAAGGTTCACGTCACGTCGAAATGACTTATGCGCTCAGCAACTCGCTTGGGTTCGGTGGACACAACGCATCACTCGTCTTCAAACGGTATGAAGCTTAA
- the udk gene encoding uridine kinase, protein MQKPVVIGVAGGTGSGKTTVARSLVDAFPSESIVMIEQDAYYKDQSDLSMEERYQTNYDHPFAFDNGLLIEHIQSLRENIAVEKPVYDYVAHTRAQETIRLEPRDVIIVEGILALEDERLRELMDIKVFVDTDADVRILRRMQRDINERGRSIDSVVEQYTNVVRPMHLQFCEPTKRYADIIVPEGGENHVAIDLLVTKIRAILDYRSALDQRGY, encoded by the coding sequence ATGCAAAAACCGGTAGTAATTGGCGTAGCGGGCGGAACGGGTTCAGGGAAGACGACGGTGGCACGTTCACTCGTCGATGCGTTCCCAAGTGAATCAATCGTCATGATTGAGCAGGACGCGTATTATAAAGATCAAAGTGATTTATCAATGGAGGAGCGGTATCAGACAAACTATGATCACCCGTTCGCTTTTGATAATGGTCTGTTGATCGAGCACATTCAGTCGCTCCGTGAAAACATTGCCGTTGAAAAACCGGTATATGACTATGTCGCCCACACGCGGGCACAAGAAACGATTCGTCTCGAACCACGCGATGTCATCATCGTAGAAGGAATTTTAGCGCTTGAAGACGAACGGTTACGGGAACTAATGGATATCAAGGTGTTCGTCGATACGGATGCGGACGTTCGCATTCTGCGTCGGATGCAACGTGATATCAACGAACGTGGACGTTCGATCGACTCAGTCGTTGAGCAGTACACGAACGTCGTTCGTCCGATGCATCTGCAGTTCTGTGAACCAACAAAACGGTATGCGGATATCATCGTACCGGAAGGCGGCGAGAATCATGTCGCGATCGATTTACTCGTGACGAAGATTCGAGCGATTCTTGATTATCGTTCAGCACTCGATCAAAGAGGATATTGA
- the greA gene encoding transcription elongation factor GreA: MAEKQYYMTLEGKANIENELNELKSVRRKEVVENIKIVRSFGDLSENAEYDSAKEEQAMVEGRIAQLEEMLRNVAIISEEEKDISVVGIGTTVTFLSVEDNEEDTYTIVGSAEADPFTGKISNESPIAKSLMGHQVGDQVSVPAPGGEYAVKITSIK, translated from the coding sequence ATGGCAGAAAAGCAATACTACATGACGCTTGAAGGTAAAGCGAACATTGAAAATGAATTGAATGAATTGAAGTCAGTCCGCCGGAAAGAAGTCGTCGAGAACATCAAGATCGTCCGTTCGTTCGGTGACCTTTCAGAGAACGCTGAGTACGATTCAGCAAAAGAAGAGCAAGCGATGGTCGAAGGCCGGATCGCTCAACTTGAAGAGATGCTTCGTAATGTTGCCATCATCTCAGAAGAAGAGAAGGATATCTCGGTCGTCGGTATCGGAACGACGGTAACTTTCTTAAGTGTCGAAGATAACGAAGAAGATACGTATACGATCGTCGGTAGTGCCGAAGCAGATCCGTTCACGGGTAAAATCTCGAACGAATCACCAATCGCGAAAAGTTTAATGGGGCACCAAGTCGGAGATCAAGTCTCTGTACCAGCACCAGGCGGCGAATACGCAGTAAAAATTACATCGATCAAATAA
- a CDS encoding peptide ABC transporter substrate-binding protein has protein sequence MKVELIESSLPKTSDIALATDSRSQTLLAQLYEGLYVFTSGTSVRRGLAQDMSVSKDRLTYTIQLKQTKNAQGQPITAQDFVDSFRRVAANKTNSPYGFLFEVFENGRAVNDGKMKPECLGVKAKGRNQLIITLNQPVSNLKELLAMSVFYPQPESKKWEELVGNGAFTLEKMSKSGYTLKKNDQYHQKNVVTVAKIESRIIPDHQTQWSSYKKNKAAILPLQESVETQGDQVSRPTYQKKRSGVFYIAFNQKNDTFRDTTLRKRIAYALMEKESVQLPLGYAGIPTNRFVVTDTNVLMSKSVQEKPEKSQEHSKQQIEMLNFDDPQAKRIGEQLETYLEKQIPEIDIVLKPVAIEEKIDKEQLAQYAMTLTGWMPDYPGPLAYLNQFVSDNPLNSVNYQSKVYDQTVEKARKEKEIKRKQALYHQAEKRLIHQDAVVVPLYQTTEKLYVSDTIQGIEVPIYGPEYLLRSMKILK, from the coding sequence GTGAAGGTTGAATTAATTGAATCATCACTCCCGAAGACATCCGATATTGCGTTAGCGACAGATAGTCGTTCTCAGACACTGTTAGCACAACTGTATGAAGGATTATATGTCTTTACTTCTGGGACATCCGTCCGTCGAGGATTAGCACAGGATATGTCAGTCTCAAAGGATCGTCTGACGTATACGATTCAACTCAAACAAACGAAAAATGCGCAGGGTCAGCCGATCACGGCACAAGACTTTGTCGATAGTTTCCGACGTGTCGCAGCTAATAAAACGAATTCTCCTTATGGTTTTTTATTTGAAGTGTTTGAAAATGGACGTGCCGTCAATGACGGAAAAATGAAGCCAGAGTGTTTAGGTGTAAAGGCGAAAGGACGCAATCAACTTATCATCACGTTGAATCAGCCGGTTTCGAATCTAAAGGAATTACTTGCGATGTCCGTCTTCTATCCACAACCGGAATCAAAGAAGTGGGAAGAACTTGTTGGAAATGGTGCATTTACACTAGAAAAAATGTCGAAAAGCGGATATACGCTTAAGAAAAATGATCAGTATCATCAGAAAAACGTTGTTACAGTAGCGAAAATAGAAAGCCGTATCATTCCCGATCATCAGACGCAATGGAGTTCGTATAAGAAAAACAAGGCGGCTATCCTTCCATTACAAGAAAGTGTCGAAACACAAGGTGATCAGGTTTCACGACCGACCTATCAAAAAAAGCGGAGTGGTGTCTTTTATATCGCCTTTAATCAAAAAAATGACACGTTCCGCGATACGACACTCCGAAAACGAATTGCTTACGCCTTGATGGAAAAAGAATCGGTTCAACTTCCTTTAGGGTATGCAGGTATTCCGACGAATCGATTCGTCGTCACTGATACGAACGTATTGATGTCAAAATCCGTTCAAGAGAAACCTGAAAAATCACAAGAACACAGTAAACAACAAATTGAGATGCTTAATTTTGATGATCCACAAGCAAAACGGATTGGGGAACAACTCGAAACCTATCTTGAGAAACAAATACCTGAGATTGATATCGTTCTTAAACCAGTTGCGATTGAAGAGAAGATTGATAAAGAACAGTTAGCTCAGTATGCGATGACTTTGACTGGATGGATGCCAGATTATCCAGGACCGCTAGCCTATTTAAATCAATTCGTCTCAGACAATCCTTTAAATTCGGTGAATTATCAATCCAAGGTATACGACCAGACAGTTGAAAAAGCACGAAAAGAAAAAGAGATAAAACGAAAACAAGCACTCTATCATCAAGCCGAAAAACGGTTAATCCATCAGGATGCTGTCGTCGTTCCTTTGTATCAGACGACTGAGAAATTATATGTTTCTGATACGATTCAAGGAATTGAAGTACCGATTTATGGACCGGAATACCTACTCCGCTCGATGAAAATTTTAAAATAA
- the mltG gene encoding endolytic transglycosylase MltG — protein MENEWKQNAEIEKRRRRTSRRITLIILSVLLTIFLVASAVVYVFLKNALEPVDEAATKSVKVEVPLGAGTSTIASLLKEKDLIANETIFRYYVRYKNESSFQAGTYTLSQAMSPDEIINELKTGTVMKAADVKITLPEGITMDRQIALIAKATNFKEETVRKELTDATFIDSMIEKYPMLTDEVKKDGVLYALEGYLFPATYEFDKGKSIDQIVETMLDETEKVYDENADAIQKSGMTFHEVLSLGSMVEREAATPDDRREIAGVFKNRLDDGMKLQSDPTVWYGTGENTALTTLKDLENNSKYNTYKYEGIPIGPISTVSKDSVLAVLNPNKTKYVYFFARPPSDKHPRGQILYEETYEEHQRNVVKYKPEWVEYEASKEQ, from the coding sequence ATGGAGAACGAATGGAAGCAAAATGCCGAAATCGAAAAAAGGCGACGCCGGACATCACGGCGGATTACGCTAATCATCCTTTCTGTATTGTTGACGATTTTTCTAGTTGCCAGTGCGGTCGTCTATGTCTTTTTGAAAAATGCGCTTGAACCAGTCGATGAAGCAGCGACGAAATCCGTCAAAGTCGAAGTTCCTTTAGGAGCAGGGACGAGTACGATTGCTTCCTTACTAAAGGAAAAAGACTTGATTGCGAACGAGACGATTTTCCGTTATTACGTCCGTTATAAGAATGAATCGTCATTCCAGGCGGGTACGTATACACTGTCACAAGCCATGTCCCCGGATGAAATCATCAATGAATTAAAGACGGGAACGGTCATGAAGGCAGCGGATGTGAAAATCACGTTACCTGAAGGCATCACGATGGATCGTCAAATCGCTTTGATCGCGAAAGCAACGAACTTCAAGGAAGAGACGGTCCGTAAAGAATTGACGGATGCGACATTCATCGACAGCATGATTGAAAAATATCCGATGTTGACGGATGAAGTGAAAAAAGATGGTGTCCTGTATGCACTTGAAGGGTACCTCTTCCCAGCAACGTATGAGTTTGATAAAGGAAAAAGCATTGATCAAATCGTCGAGACGATGCTCGATGAAACAGAAAAAGTCTACGATGAGAATGCGGATGCCATTCAAAAGTCAGGCATGACCTTCCATGAAGTGCTCAGTCTCGGTTCCATGGTCGAGCGCGAAGCGGCGACACCAGATGATCGTCGTGAAATCGCTGGTGTCTTCAAAAATCGATTGGATGACGGCATGAAGTTACAGTCGGATCCAACAGTTTGGTATGGTACAGGCGAAAATACGGCTTTAACGACGCTGAAGGATCTTGAGAATAACTCGAAGTACAATACGTACAAGTACGAAGGGATTCCGATCGGTCCGATTTCAACGGTCAGCAAAGATTCGGTACTTGCCGTATTAAATCCGAATAAAACGAAATATGTCTATTTCTTCGCACGTCCACCAAGTGATAAACATCCACGAGGACAGATTCTATACGAAGAGACATATGAAGAACATCAACGAAACGTCGTTAAGTATAAGCCGGAATGGGTGGAATACGAAGCGAGTAAAGAGCAATGA
- the mtnN gene encoding 5'-methylthioadenosine/S-adenosylhomocysteine nucleosidase, translating into MPIAIIGAMEEEVNLLRNELSERKDTVIANYHFYEGLLNSVPVVILKSGIGKVNAAIGTTLLLDHYKPSAVINTGSAGGFKEGLTVGDVVVSTEVRHHDVDVTAFGYEYGQVPGMPAAYQADPKLVATAEAVIERMDAIRVVHGLIATGDSFIHDSERSAQIKAHFPEVAAVEMEAAPIAQVCHQFGVPFVVTRSISDSANEEASLSFDEFLEIASINSAKMVMEVVRTLAE; encoded by the coding sequence ATGCCAATCGCAATCATCGGCGCAATGGAAGAGGAAGTCAACTTATTGCGTAATGAGTTATCAGAACGTAAAGATACAGTCATCGCAAACTATCATTTTTATGAAGGGCTTTTAAATAGCGTTCCTGTCGTCATCTTGAAGTCAGGAATCGGGAAAGTGAACGCTGCGATCGGGACTACATTATTGCTAGACCACTACAAACCAAGTGCTGTCATCAATACGGGCTCAGCAGGTGGATTCAAGGAAGGCTTAACGGTCGGGGATGTCGTCGTCTCAACAGAAGTACGTCACCACGACGTCGACGTGACGGCATTTGGATACGAATATGGTCAGGTACCTGGAATGCCAGCTGCCTATCAAGCAGATCCGAAGCTTGTTGCAACGGCAGAAGCCGTCATCGAGCGGATGGATGCGATTCGCGTCGTTCATGGATTAATTGCGACAGGCGATTCATTCATCCACGATTCAGAGCGCTCTGCTCAAATCAAGGCGCACTTCCCAGAAGTCGCAGCCGTCGAGATGGAAGCAGCACCAATCGCACAAGTCTGTCATCAGTTCGGTGTTCCGTTCGTCGTAACGCGTTCGATTTCAGATAGCGCCAATGAAGAAGCGTCACTCTCGTTTGATGAATTCCTCGAGATTGCGTCAATCAATTCCGCTAAAATGGTCATGGAAGTCGTACGGACGTTAGCAGAATGA
- a CDS encoding DUF1292 domain-containing protein, with translation MAEEKRQYLFPDEEGGEHLFEEWYRYSSERTGKTYLFLEMIGNPDEGADDLIICEIDEYGEGEDDFELSLIDENDEQTWDELELALKERITDATE, from the coding sequence ATGGCTGAAGAAAAACGTCAGTATCTCTTTCCAGATGAAGAGGGCGGCGAACATCTTTTCGAAGAATGGTACCGTTACTCGAGTGAACGTACAGGAAAAACCTATCTGTTTCTTGAAATGATCGGTAACCCTGACGAAGGAGCAGATGATCTGATCATCTGTGAGATCGATGAATATGGAGAAGGCGAAGATGATTTCGAATTGAGCCTGATCGATGAAAATGATGAGCAAACTTGGGATGAACTCGAGCTTGCGTTAAAGGAGCGGATCACTGATGCAACAGAATGA
- a CDS encoding DUF1292 domain-containing protein, with protein sequence MQQNEPTRYVIPDGEGNDFEFVERLRYESPRSSKTYIFLEPIGADYDEAEEVDIFVYELDEYGDGDNDFNLVPIDEDDTATWDEIEEVFNTLEDQLD encoded by the coding sequence ATGCAACAGAATGAACCAACACGTTACGTAATTCCGGACGGCGAAGGAAATGATTTCGAATTCGTAGAACGTCTGCGTTACGAAAGCCCACGTTCGAGTAAGACATACATCTTCCTTGAGCCAATCGGAGCAGACTATGACGAAGCAGAAGAAGTCGATATCTTCGTTTACGAACTTGACGAATACGGTGATGGAGACAACGACTTCAACCTCGTACCGATCGATGAAGATGATACAGCGACTTGGGATGAAATCGAAGAAGTCTTTAACACGCTCGAAGATCAGTTAGACTAA
- a CDS encoding O-methyltransferase, giving the protein MNDFTTYVESMIHPRDALLEEMERYAEEHHIPIIELTGSEVLLSLLRLQQPKRILEVGTAIGYSAIRMARALPDARITTIERNAKRYEEAKTFIARSDVADRIDIIFGDAVELAETLEDQFDAVFIDAAKGQYKKFFAGYGRLIPEGGVLYTDNLFLHGDVLESDPKTFDRRRRRLVRLVKEFTVWMMEQEQYDTTIFPLGDGVSVSRKKSK; this is encoded by the coding sequence GTGAATGATTTCACGACCTATGTCGAATCAATGATTCATCCTCGAGATGCTCTGTTAGAAGAAATGGAGCGTTATGCGGAAGAACATCATATACCAATCATCGAACTGACAGGTTCCGAAGTCTTGTTATCGCTCTTGCGATTACAACAACCGAAGCGCATTCTAGAAGTCGGAACCGCAATCGGATATAGTGCGATTCGGATGGCCCGTGCGCTACCGGATGCGCGCATTACGACGATTGAACGGAATGCAAAGCGGTATGAAGAAGCAAAAACCTTCATCGCCCGGTCAGATGTGGCGGACCGGATTGACATCATTTTTGGTGATGCAGTAGAATTAGCCGAAACGCTTGAAGACCAGTTCGATGCGGTCTTCATTGATGCAGCTAAAGGACAGTATAAAAAATTCTTTGCAGGATATGGGCGACTCATTCCTGAGGGCGGTGTACTCTATACGGATAATCTCTTCTTACACGGAGATGTTCTCGAGTCTGATCCGAAGACATTCGATCGAAGAAGACGTCGACTCGTGCGTCTCGTCAAGGAATTCACGGTCTGGATGATGGAACAAGAACAATACGATACGACGATTTTTCCGCTCGGTGACGGTGTATCCGTCAGTCGGAAAAAGTCGAAATGA